In one window of Raphanus sativus cultivar WK10039 unplaced genomic scaffold, ASM80110v3 Scaffold0280, whole genome shotgun sequence DNA:
- the LOC130501763 gene encoding syntaxin-71-like, whose amino-acid sequence MKHYDVDKQRESNISGDDSFARLYGAFETQIETALEKAEIVTKEKNRASAIEMKPEIRRTKARLSEEVPKLQRLAIKRLKGLTTEELAARKDLVLALPARIESIPDGTAGGPKSTTSYFCIN is encoded by the exons ATGAAACATTACGATGTTGACAAACAGCGGGAGTCTAATATCTCCGGCGATGATTCTTTTGCTCGCCTCTACGGAGCTTTTGAGACCCAAATCGAGACAGCTCTAGAG AAAGCTGAGATTGTTACCAAGGAAAAGAACAGAGCTTCTGCTATTGAAATGAAACCAGAGATCCGTCGCACCAAGGCTCGATTGTCCGAGGAAGTCCCCAAGTTGCAGAGACTTGCTATCAAGCGA ttaAAGGGCCTCACAACGGAAGAGCTTGCTGCGAGAAAAGATTTGGTACTTGCGCTTCCGGCGAGGATTGAATCTATACCTGATGGGACAGCGGGTGGTCCTAAAAGCACTACCAGCTACTTTTGCATCAATTGA
- the LOC108844581 gene encoding nicotinamide/nicotinic acid mononucleotide adenylyltransferase, translating into MDVSLPVDKLSIGSQPEDKKCVVLVATGSFNPPTFMHLRMFELARDALRSEGFHVLGGYMSPVNDAYKKEGLLSAEHRLEMCNLACKSSDFIMVDPWEASQDSYQRSLVVLSRVKTFLTNNRLVPMESLKVMLLCGSDLLQSFCTPGVWIPEQVKSICKDYGIVCIRREGQDVENMIFGDRILYETRDNIRIVNNFVPNQISSSRLRQCISRGLSVKYLTEDGVIDYIRQHQLYTELT; encoded by the exons ATGGATGTCTCTCTACCAGTGGATAAACTATCTATCGGATCACAACCTGA GGACAAAAAATGTGTAGTGCTAGTGGCAACTGGGAGTTTCAATCCTCCTACGTTCATGCATTTACGCATGTTTG AGCTGGCCAGAGATGCATTACGCTCGGAGGGGTTTCATGTTCTTGGAGGCTATATGTCTCCAGTAAATGATGCATACAAGAAAGAG GGACTTTTATCTGCAGAGCATCGTCTAGAGATGTGTAATCTGGCTTGCAAAAGCTCCGACTTTATTATGGTTGATCCGTGGGAG GCATCCCAAGACAGCTACCAACGAAGTTTGGTGGTTTTATCAAGGGTCAAGACTTTCCTTACAAACAATCGCCTTGTACCCATGG AATCTCTCAAAGTAATGCTACTATGTGGCTCGGATTTACTGCAATCTTTTTGCACTCCCGGTGTTTGGATCCCTGAGCAG GTAAAGAGTATCTGTAAAGACTATGGGATTGTGTGCATCCGTAGAGAAGGACAAGATGTTGAAAACATGATCTTTGGTGACAGAATCTTATACGAAACCCGT GATAATATCAGAATCGTCAACAATTTTGTTCCTAACCAGATTAGCTCAAGTAGATTAAG GCAATGCATTTCGAGAGGATTATCGGTTAAGTACTTGACCGAAGATGGAGTGATAGATTACATCAGGCAACACCAACTTTACACTGAGCTCACATAA
- the LOC130501766 gene encoding uncharacterized protein LOC130501766, which translates to MTKKRPPHDMCASGNDVYLPVVVSFNLNSMGKIVNVQSHSLFPRQQQTKPDPISQAITDSVVNKEVEDTRTLVDQCCFLGLSMDSHCSLSGLLLLAFCLLCFFTGDSSATRPGVFYTRHRGRCTPQYWSSRKEAWPRMVPERSTVEKMFGVMVAKERWRSDLTLVESTARNDEEGNAYGALLKQGTAALLNSYARRSFSYAPWEVKTMLIQAMISEPAARRQAQKFKAANVACD; encoded by the exons atgacaaaaaaaagaccACCTCATGACATGTGCGCTTCTGGAAATGACGTTTACCTCCCTGTCGTTGTCTCCTTTAATTTGAATTCCATGGGTAAAATAGTCAATGTCCAAAGTCACTCTCTATTCCCAAGGCAGCAACAGACAAAACCAGACCCAATCTCTCAAGCAATCACTGATTCTGTGGTAAATAAAGAAGTCGAAGACACAAGGACTTTGGTTGATCAATGCTGTTTTCTTGGTCTATCAATGGACTCACATTGCTCGCTTAGTGGACTCCTTCTACTCGCCTTCTGCTTACTCTGCTTCTTCACCGGAGATTCATCTGCTACGAGGCCTGGCGTCTTCTACACCAGACACAGAGGACGATGCACGCCGCA GTATTGGAGCAGCAGGAAGGAGGCATGGCCGAGGATGGTCCCCGAGAGATCCACGGTGGAGAAAATGTTCGGAGTGATGGTGGCGAAGGAGCGTTGGAGATCTGATCTGACGCTGGTGGAATCGACGGCCAGGAACGACGAGGAAGGGAACGCGTACGGTGCGCTGCTGAAGCAGGGGACCGCTGCTCTGCTCAACTCTTACGCGAGAAGGAGCTTTTCTTACGCGCCTTGGGAGGTGAAGACTATGCTCATTCAGGCCATGATCTCTGAGCCGGCTGCTCGCCGGCAAGCACAAAAGTTCAAAGCCGCTAACGTGGCTTGTGATTAA
- the LOC130501765 gene encoding NAD-dependent protein deacetylase SRT1, with the protein MSLGYAEKLSFIEDVGQVGMAEFFDPSHVLQCKIEELAKMIQKSKHLVVFTGAGISTSCGIPDFRGPKGIWTLQREGKDLPKASLPFHRAMPSMTHMALVELERAGILKFVISQNVDGLHLRSGIPREKLSELHGDSFMEMCPSCGAEYLRDFEVETIGLKETSRKCSNAKCGAKLKDTVLDWEDALPPKELDPAEKHCKRADLVLCLGTSLQITPACNLPLKCLRGGGKIVIVNLQKTPKDKKADVVIHGFVDKVVAGVMESLNMQIPPYVRIDLFQIILNQSLSRDERYINWTLRVASVHGLASQLPFIESVEISFSDNNKFKDAVLDEQPFIIKRRTTEAETFDIFLIINYSDGCDSLSTKITIPFKYEVSREEHEEMIDKEAVLQSLREKAVEESSCGQSGVVERRVVSEPRSEVIVYATVTNLRTFHCQQSVLANNGDLKWKMEGCGTSRKRSRTGKRKPRA; encoded by the exons ATTGAAGAACTTGCTAAGATGATTCAAAAG AGTAAGCATCTAGTGGTCTTCACAGGTGCAGGCATCTCAACTTCTTGTGGTATACCTGATTTCAGAGGCCCCAAAGGCATTTGGACATTGCAA CGTGAGGGCAAAGATCTACCAAAAGCATCTCTGCCGTTTCATCGTGCGATGCCGAGCATGACTCATATGGCTTTGGTTGAGTTAGAAAGAGCTGGCATTCTAAAGTTTGTCATCAGTCAG aatgTGGATGGGTTGCATCTTCGATCTGGGATACCAAGAGAGAAGCTCTCTGAACTGCATGGAGACTCTTTTATGGAGATGTGCCCATCATGTGGAGCTGA GTACCTGCGTGATTTCGAGGTGGAAACTATTGGATTAAAAGAGACTTCGAGAAAGTGCTCTAATGCAAAGTGTGGTGCTAAACTTAAAGATACGGTCTTAGATTGGGAG GATGCTTTACCTCCAAAAGAGCTTGATCCTGCAGAGAAACACTGCAAAAGGGCTGATCTTGTACTATGTTTGGGTACCAG tttgcAGATAACCCCAGCTTGCAACTTGCCTCTCAAGTGTCTCAGGGGTGGAGGCAAGATTGTCATTGTTAATCTTCAG AAAACCCCAAAGGACAAGAAAGCAGACGTAGTGATTCACGGTTTTGTTGATAAG GTGGTTGCAGGGGTCATGGAATCACTCAACATGCAGATTCCTCCATATGTCAGAATTGATCTTTTCCAGATAATACTTAACCAATCCTTAAGCAGAG ATGAAAGGTACATTAACTGGACACTTCGTGTTGCAAGTGTTCATGGATTGGCTTCTCAGCTACCCTTCATCGAATCAGTTGAG ATCTCCTTCTCAGATAACAATAAGTTCAAAGATGCAGTTCTCGATGAGCAGCCGTTTATCATTAAAAG GAGAACAACGGAAGCCGAGACATTTGATATATTCTTGATAATTAACTACAGTGACGGTTGTGACTCTCTCTCCACCAAAATTACCATTCCCTTCAAATATGAG GTTTCAAGAGAAGAGCATGAGGAGATGATTGACAAGGAGGCTGTGCTGCAGAGCCTGAGAGAGAAAGCGGTTGAAGAATCTAGTTGCGGTCAAAGCGGTGTGGTTGAGAGAAGAGTGGTTTCTGAACCGAGAAGTGAAGTCATTGTATACGCGACTGTGACGAATCTCAGGACGTTCCATTGTCAACAATCTGTGCTTGCTAATAATGGTGACCTCAAGTGGAAGATGGAAGGTTGTGGAACGTCTCGTAAACGTTCTAGAACCGGGAAAAGAAAACCGAGGGCATAG